A single window of Methylobacterium nodulans ORS 2060 DNA harbors:
- a CDS encoding carbohydrate ABC transporter permease translates to MAQATADHSEGMAYLETLPRRLVTVYLPLTIILVVLLFPFYWMALTSIKPDDQLIDMETYNPFFVVSPTLKHITKLLFETQYPLWLWNTMLVSVAATVLSLFASVLAAYAIVRIRYRGAAAVGGAIFLAYLVPPSILFIPLATIIQAYGLFDSPLALILVYPTILIPFSTWLLMGYFKTIPYELEECALIDGAGRWQILTRIILPLAVPGLISAGIFSLTLCWNEFIYALTFLSSTPNKTVPVAVVSEFVDGDIYRWGSLMAGALVGSLPLVILYSFFVEHYVSAMTGAVKE, encoded by the coding sequence ATGGCTCAGGCGACCGCCGATCATTCCGAGGGGATGGCCTATCTCGAGACGCTGCCGCGCCGGCTCGTGACGGTCTACCTGCCCCTCACGATCATCCTCGTGGTGCTGCTCTTCCCGTTCTACTGGATGGCGCTGACCTCCATCAAACCGGACGATCAGCTCATCGACATGGAGACCTACAACCCGTTCTTCGTGGTGTCGCCGACGCTCAAGCACATCACGAAGCTGCTGTTCGAGACGCAGTACCCGCTGTGGCTGTGGAACACGATGCTGGTCTCGGTGGCCGCGACCGTGCTGTCGCTGTTCGCGAGCGTGCTGGCCGCCTACGCCATCGTGCGCATCCGCTACCGCGGCGCGGCGGCCGTGGGCGGCGCGATCTTCCTCGCCTATCTGGTTCCGCCCTCGATCCTGTTCATCCCGCTCGCCACCATCATCCAGGCCTACGGGCTGTTCGACTCGCCGCTCGCCCTGATCCTGGTCTACCCGACCATCCTGATCCCGTTCTCGACCTGGCTCCTGATGGGCTACTTCAAGACCATTCCGTACGAGCTGGAGGAATGCGCCCTCATCGACGGGGCCGGGCGCTGGCAGATCCTGACCCGGATCATCCTGCCGCTGGCGGTGCCGGGCCTGATCTCGGCGGGCATCTTCTCGCTGACCCTGTGCTGGAACGAGTTCATCTACGCGCTCACCTTCCTCTCCTCGACCCCGAACAAGACGGTGCCGGTGGCGGTGGTGAGCGAGTTCGTGGACGGCGACATCTATCGCTGGGGCTCGCTGATGGCGGGCGCGCTGGTCGGCTCGCTGCCCCTCGTCATCCTGTACTCGTTCTTCGTCGAGCACTACGTCTCGGCGATGACCGGGGCGGTGAAGGAATAG
- a CDS encoding carbohydrate ABC transporter permease: protein MADLALDRPVAPSQEGTSAWSRLRASRGWLGFWFMLPAALILILFLAYPLVKGIWLSFTDTRIGRGGAYVGVENYEWLWDDSVFWLSVFNTLLYTVIASVAKFGIGLYLALLLNKRLPFKALIRSIVLIPFVVPTVLSALAFWWIFDSQFSIISWSLRHLGLLDHNIDFLGDPNWARACVIFANIWRGVPFIAITLLAGLQTVSPSLYEAATIDGATPWQNFRHITFPLLTPIIAVVMTFSVLFTFTDFQLIWAMTRGGPVNATHLMATLSYQRGILSGSLGEGAAIATAMVPFLMLAIAISWFGLQNRKWQSG, encoded by the coding sequence ATGGCCGACCTCGCCCTCGACCGTCCGGTCGCTCCGAGCCAGGAGGGAACCTCCGCCTGGAGCCGGTTGCGCGCCAGCCGCGGCTGGCTCGGCTTCTGGTTCATGCTGCCGGCGGCGCTGATCCTGATCCTCTTTCTCGCCTACCCGCTGGTGAAGGGCATCTGGCTGTCCTTCACCGACACGCGGATCGGCCGGGGCGGGGCGTATGTCGGGGTCGAGAACTACGAATGGCTGTGGGACGACAGCGTCTTCTGGCTCTCGGTGTTCAACACGCTGCTCTACACCGTCATCGCCTCCGTGGCGAAGTTCGGGATCGGCCTCTACCTCGCCCTCCTCCTCAACAAGCGCCTGCCCTTCAAGGCACTGATCCGCTCGATCGTGCTGATCCCCTTCGTGGTGCCGACCGTGCTCTCGGCACTCGCCTTCTGGTGGATCTTCGACAGCCAGTTCTCGATCATCTCGTGGTCGCTGCGCCATCTCGGGCTCCTCGACCACAACATCGACTTCCTGGGCGACCCGAACTGGGCGCGCGCCTGCGTGATCTTCGCCAATATCTGGCGCGGCGTGCCCTTCATCGCGATCACGCTGCTCGCCGGGCTGCAGACCGTGTCGCCCTCCCTCTACGAGGCGGCAACGATCGACGGGGCGACGCCCTGGCAGAACTTCCGCCACATCACCTTCCCGCTGCTCACCCCGATCATCGCTGTCGTGATGACCTTCTCGGTGCTGTTCACCTTCACCGACTTCCAGCTGATCTGGGCCATGACCCGCGGCGGGCCGGTGAACGCCACGCACCTGATGGCGACGCTGTCCTACCAGCGTGGCATTCTCTCGGGCAGCCTCGGCGAGGGGGCGGCGATCGCCACCGCCATGGTGCCCTTCCTGATGCTGGCGATCGCGATCTCGTGGTTCGGCCTGCAGAACCGCAAGTGGCAATCGGGCTGA
- the leuC gene encoding 3-isopropylmalate dehydratase large subunit: MAPRTLYDKIWDDHVVDRQPDGTCLLYIDRHLVHEVTSPQAFEGLRLAGRRVRHPEKTLAVVDHNVQTSDRSFGIEDPESRTQIETLAANVREFGIEYYDALDRRQGIVHIIGPEQGFTLPGQTIVCGDSHTSTHGAFGALAHGIGTSEVEHVLATQTLIQKKAKNMRVTVDGRLPPGVTAKDIILAIIGEIGTAGGTGHVLEYAGEAIRSLSMEGRMTICNMSIEGGARAGLVAPDETTFAYVKDRPKAPKGAAFDRARAYWESLATDEGAHFDREVRLDAANLPPIVTWGTSPEDVISVQGRVPDPAAIADENVRRSKEQALAYMGLAPGQKITEIGLDRVFIGSCTNGRIEDLRVVAKMVEGRKVHPNVSAMVVPGSGLVKQQAEAEGIAKVLIEAGFDWREPGCSMCLGMNADRLKPQERCASTSNRNFEGRQGHKGRTHLVSPAMAAAAAVAGHFVDIREWPRSA, from the coding sequence ATGGCTCCGCGCACCCTCTACGACAAGATCTGGGACGACCACGTCGTCGATCGTCAGCCGGACGGCACCTGCCTCCTCTACATCGACCGTCACCTCGTGCACGAGGTGACCTCCCCCCAGGCCTTCGAGGGGCTTCGGCTCGCCGGGCGCCGGGTGCGCCATCCGGAGAAGACGCTCGCGGTGGTGGACCACAACGTCCAGACCTCGGACCGCAGCTTCGGCATCGAGGATCCGGAGAGCCGCACGCAGATCGAGACGCTGGCCGCGAATGTGCGCGAGTTCGGCATCGAGTATTACGACGCCCTCGACCGGCGGCAGGGCATCGTCCACATCATCGGCCCCGAGCAGGGCTTCACCCTGCCCGGCCAGACGATCGTGTGCGGCGATTCCCACACCTCGACGCACGGCGCCTTCGGGGCGCTGGCGCACGGTATCGGCACCTCGGAGGTGGAGCACGTGCTCGCCACCCAGACGCTGATTCAGAAGAAGGCCAAGAACATGCGGGTGACGGTGGACGGCAGGCTGCCGCCCGGCGTCACCGCCAAGGACATCATCCTGGCGATCATCGGTGAGATCGGCACCGCGGGCGGCACCGGCCACGTGCTGGAATATGCCGGCGAGGCGATCCGGAGCCTTTCGATGGAGGGCCGGATGACGATCTGCAACATGTCGATCGAGGGCGGCGCCCGCGCCGGGCTGGTGGCTCCCGACGAGACCACCTTCGCCTACGTGAAGGACCGCCCGAAGGCGCCGAAGGGCGCGGCCTTCGACCGCGCCCGCGCCTATTGGGAGAGCCTCGCCACCGACGAGGGCGCCCATTTCGACCGCGAGGTGCGGCTCGACGCGGCGAATCTGCCCCCGATCGTGACCTGGGGCACGAGCCCCGAGGACGTGATCTCGGTGCAGGGCCGGGTGCCGGATCCGGCGGCGATCGCCGACGAGAACGTCCGCCGCTCGAAGGAGCAGGCGCTCGCCTATATGGGCCTCGCGCCGGGGCAGAAGATCACCGAGATCGGCCTCGACCGGGTGTTCATCGGCTCCTGCACCAACGGCCGCATCGAGGATCTGCGCGTCGTCGCCAAGATGGTGGAGGGCCGGAAGGTCCACCCGAACGTGAGCGCCATGGTGGTGCCAGGGTCGGGGCTGGTGAAGCAGCAGGCTGAAGCCGAGGGCATCGCCAAGGTGCTGATCGAGGCGGGTTTCGACTGGCGCGAGCCGGGCTGCTCGATGTGCCTTGGCATGAACGCCGACCGCCTGAAGCCGCAGGAGCGCTGCGCCTCGACCTCGAACCGCAACTTCGAGGGCCGCCAGGGTCACAAGGGCCGCACGCATCTCGTCTCCCCGGCGATGGCGGCTGCCGCGGCAGTGGCCGGCCATTTCGTCGACATCCGCGAGTGGCCGCGCTCCGCGTGA